The DNA sequence ACTTATAGCTGTGTTAAAGTCTGTGGCTCTTACGCATACTTGGTGGTATGAAGCTATAACCGGCCTGCGCCCCCATGGAAACGAAAGCGCCCGTTTATCGTTTATCTACTTTTTTTTCAAGGCAGCCTAACTTATAATTATCACTCTTTTGCGCAGGAACTGAGAAGCTGTGAGAGCAGTTTTTATAATTAATGCTCATCTATCAGGAGAGCACAGGTGAAGCCGCAAGCTGCTTTCCTTCTTTTAATGTTCCGCTTACAGGATAAACAGTTCCACTGACATCAGGGAGATCTTCTCTGGCACATTTTAAAACTGCCGCTTCTTTCCCTTCCAAAAACCTTACCTCCGAAACCAAGTCAGGAAGGTCCTGTAAATGTTCTCCTGTAATGAACCAATAAGGAAAATTATCCTGCTCTTTCGTTTCTTGTTCCTTTCTCTGTTCCGTATAAGGAGGTTCTGCTTCCGCCGTATTCGTCCAGTGATTCACTATATCTTCAATTACTGCACTTGCTGTCGGGAACTTCCCGGCTCCTGCACCCTGAAATAACAGCGACCCGACAATGCTCCCTTTTACGTGGATCCCGTTGTTGACCCCTTCTACTCCATAAAGAGGATGGTCCGCATCGACAAACCGGGGTTCTACGCGTGCTGATGTGCCCTCCAGGACAGCAGTATGTTTTATACGACCATAAAAAGCAGCTGCCAGATGCAGGTCCCTTACGTCTATTCCGCGGATCCCCCTGGGCTTCTCCTCCGGCCAAACCGGCGGCTGTCCATGCAGCCAATGACTGAGGATCACCGTTTTATACCAGGCATCCCACCCATCAACGTCCTTATCAGGAAGCGCCTCTGCATATCCAAGCCTTTGAGCTTCTTCCAGTGCGTCTTCGAAAGAAGTTCCTTCTTCTCTCATTTTTGTTAATATAAAGTTCGACGTGCCGTTAACAATTCCTTCAATTTTTTCTACATTGTTAACTTTCAATGTATGGCGGATACTGCTTAATACAGGAATACCCCCGGCTACTGCTGCTTCAAAATAGAGACGGCAGTCATTTTCTGCAGCCAGATGGAGCAGTTCTTCCCCGTATTTAGCAATAAGCTCTTTGTTGGCTGTCACTACGGTGATTCCCTTTTCGAGAAGCTTCTTTACGATTGGATACGCCGTTAAAGCATCCGGTACAGCTTCCACTGCCGTATCAATCTCTTCTTTATAAAGAGTTTCTATATCTTCTGAAATTTTCGTGCCTGATTCTGTTGTTCTGGATTTTTTTCCATCTTTTACGACAATAAGCGGTATAGTAAACCCGCCGACCAGTTTCTCCACTTTTTCCCTGTTTTCTTCAAGCGCTTCGTACACGCCGCTCCCTACTGTCCCATATCCGACAATTGCTAACCGCTTAGCTCTGCTCATGAAAAATCTCTCCCTTTATTAAAATGTTCTCAAAATAAAAACTCTCTCTATCAAAAAAGATAGAGAGAGTCGTGTATACAGAGATACCGTCTCCCTTATCTTTCAGAATTAACATTCTGCAGGATTTGGCACCTTCCAGGTTGTTCCTGGTGGTTGCCGGGTTTCATCGGGCCAGTCCCTCCGCCGCTCTTGATAAGAGAAGTATGTAATTGATTGACTGTAGCTTAGCACAGCATTGAAGCAGGTGTAAAGGTGGATACCCAATCTTTTCTCTATTGAATCCATTTTCTCATAGAAGGCAGATCCTGTTCTGTCTTTTTTTACCGCAATCTGGAGTGGGCATAGGGCGACTTCGATGTAATAAAGGACGAGCCCCACTCGACGGAGGAAGGGATTAGCTGAAGCGGGCCCTGCGCCCTCATGAAAACGAAAGCGCCCGTTTTATCGCTTATCTACTTTATTTTCAAGACAGCCAACGATAAAAAAAGAGAGGCGGTTCCTGCATTTTCCAGGAACCACCTCTCTCCGCTTACTTATCCAGATCAGCGTCGGTCACTGCTCCTTTGGCAGAAGAAGAAACGAGACGCGCATATTTCGCAAGTATTCCGGTTTTATACCGGGGTTCAGGTGCTTTCCATGCTTGTCTGCGGCGATCCAGCTCATCCTCATCGACATGCATATTAATTTCCTGC is a window from the Alkalicoccus halolimnae genome containing:
- a CDS encoding homoserine dehydrogenase — protein: MSRAKRLAIVGYGTVGSGVYEALEENREKVEKLVGGFTIPLIVVKDGKKSRTTESGTKISEDIETLYKEEIDTAVEAVPDALTAYPIVKKLLEKGITVVTANKELIAKYGEELLHLAAENDCRLYFEAAVAGGIPVLSSIRHTLKVNNVEKIEGIVNGTSNFILTKMREEGTSFEDALEEAQRLGYAEALPDKDVDGWDAWYKTVILSHWLHGQPPVWPEEKPRGIRGIDVRDLHLAAAFYGRIKHTAVLEGTSARVEPRFVDADHPLYGVEGVNNGIHVKGSIVGSLLFQGAGAGKFPTASAVIEDIVNHWTNTAEAEPPYTEQRKEQETKEQDNFPYWFITGEHLQDLPDLVSEVRFLEGKEAAVLKCAREDLPDVSGTVYPVSGTLKEGKQLAASPVLS